One window of Campylobacter sp. RM12651 genomic DNA carries:
- a CDS encoding HobA family DNA replication regulator, which translates to MLYSWLDSERFKISPLLSSRLSYLLDGKNFIVICDDERAWFEEYFLSLVNAKSARPLLPFFSLKGFKLDNYDKNEDLLDDVLSLAYPNGYIYIYFGKDSSKMAKLAKNKKDSLMFILDEEYDNSFCLKSSDEHLDIKLITIAQLINACLDAIIFAKVKI; encoded by the coding sequence ATGCTTTATAGTTGGCTAGATAGCGAAAGGTTTAAGATAAGCCCTTTGCTATCTTCTAGGCTTAGCTATTTACTAGATGGGAAAAATTTTATAGTAATTTGCGATGATGAAAGAGCTTGGTTTGAGGAGTATTTTTTAAGTCTTGTAAATGCAAAAAGTGCTAGACCATTGTTGCCATTTTTTAGCTTAAAAGGTTTTAAACTTGATAATTATGATAAGAATGAAGATTTACTTGATGATGTTTTAAGTCTAGCATATCCTAATGGTTATATTTATATTTATTTTGGTAAGGATAGTTCAAAAATGGCAAAACTTGCTAAAAATAAAAAAGATAGCTTAATGTTTATATTAGATGAAGAATATGATAATTCTTTTTGTCTTAAGTCAAGTGATGAACATTTAGATATTAAACTAATAACTATTGCTCAATTAATTAACGCTTGTTTAGACGCTATTATTTTTGCAAAGGTTAAGATTTGA
- the folP gene encoding dihydropteroate synthase, translating into MREASFYLLDENSAKDINSSEFALDRFLKRSNHQIIYIKNISTTAANILKQDAISVGAIVLNHKNTILGGEYKYDSILLVDSINAKDLANKLKLQQFSCIRLSKFLNELKISKKYPKIMGIMNINDDSFYESSRISEKEFLAKAYEFIENGASIIDIGAMSSRPNSTYLGAKLELDRLKPIFNLIKEHKLCDKIDFSLDSFDEICLTNALDIGFKYINDISANTKLSKLALKYDATYILMHSQNNYFDNYINNTGLSNSNSNSKFFILDSVYEFFLNKLSEIESKVIIDVGIGFGKSEYENLVLVKYLNHFKTLNKPILLAASNKRFLGEHKEALSLITHANSNADYIRVHDVIGQNAMINYLKKMESI; encoded by the coding sequence GTGAGAGAAGCTAGTTTTTATTTACTAGATGAAAACTCGGCTAAAGATATTAATTCAAGTGAGTTTGCACTAGATAGATTTTTAAAAAGAAGTAATCATCAAATAATTTATATAAAAAATATAAGTACAACCGCTGCAAATATTTTAAAGCAAGACGCAATTAGCGTAGGTGCAATTGTTTTAAATCATAAAAATACAATTTTAGGTGGAGAGTATAAATACGATAGCATTTTGCTAGTTGATAGCATTAATGCAAAGGATTTAGCTAATAAGCTTAAATTGCAGCAGTTTTCTTGCATAAGACTTAGTAAATTTTTAAACGAATTAAAAATAAGCAAAAAATATCCAAAAATTATGGGTATTATGAATATTAATGATGATAGTTTTTATGAAAGTTCTAGGATTAGCGAGAAGGAATTTTTAGCTAAGGCTTATGAGTTTATTGAAAATGGTGCAAGTATTATTGATATAGGTGCTATGAGCTCAAGACCTAATTCTACTTATTTAGGAGCAAAATTAGAGCTTGATAGATTAAAGCCTATTTTTAATTTAATAAAAGAACATAAATTATGCGATAAGATAGATTTTAGCTTGGATAGTTTTGATGAGATTTGCTTAACAAATGCTCTTGATATTGGCTTTAAATATATAAATGATATTAGTGCTAATACTAAGCTATCAAAACTAGCTTTAAAATACGACGCTACTTATATTTTAATGCACTCACAAAATAATTATTTTGATAATTATATAAATAATACTGGCTTAAGCAACTCAAATTCCAATTCTAAATTCTTTATTTTAGATAGCGTTTATGAGTTCTTTTTAAATAAATTAAGCGAAATAGAAAGTAAAGTAATAATTGATGTTGGAATAGGTTTTGGCAAAAGTGAGTATGAGAATTTAGTTTTAGTAAAATATCTAAATCATTTTAAGACCTTAAATAAACCTATTTTATTAGCAGCTTCAAATAAAAGATTTTTAGGTGAGCATAAAGAAGCTTTAAGTTTAATCACTCACGCTAATTCAAATGCTGATTATATTAGAGTTCATGATGTAATAGG
- a CDS encoding DNA polymerase III subunit delta': MRSEIIITQSPDDFINDLRQKTKICKVFSGDEFLLDDAKAIMQNAYLIEEYDKYFVLSYKEYSIQAQNYMLKLLEEPPANVYFKILVSSKNLLLATIKSRLISRKLENYKNNYEIKLNLKNMSYLDIVNYDVDKASLSEFISALAKECYKQGINISSDLLEEFYKCYELSKLNSNSKIIISRLLLGIMRERS, encoded by the coding sequence TTGAGAAGTGAGATAATAATCACTCAAAGCCCTGATGATTTTATAAATGATTTAAGGCAAAAAACTAAAATCTGCAAGGTTTTTAGTGGCGATGAGTTTTTATTAGATGATGCAAAAGCGATTATGCAAAATGCTTATTTGATTGAAGAATATGATAAATATTTTGTATTATCATATAAAGAATATAGCATACAAGCTCAAAATTATATGCTAAAACTACTAGAAGAGCCACCTGCTAATGTGTATTTTAAGATTTTAGTTAGTTCAAAAAACCTTTTATTAGCAACTATTAAATCAAGATTAATTTCAAGAAAATTAGAAAATTATAAAAATAATTATGAGATTAAATTAAATCTTAAAAATATGTCGTATTTAGATATTGTAAATTACGATGTTGATAAAGCGAGTTTGAGTGAATTTATAAGTGCATTAGCTAAAGAATGCTACAAACAAGGCATAAATATTAGTAGTGATTTATTAGAAGAATTTTATAAATGCTATGAATTATCAAAGCTTAATTCAAATTCTAAAATTATAATTTCAAGGTTATTATTAGGAATAATGCGTGAGAGAAGCTAG